One Glycine max cultivar Williams 82 chromosome 3, Glycine_max_v4.0, whole genome shotgun sequence DNA window includes the following coding sequences:
- the LOC102661515 gene encoding uncharacterized mitochondrial protein AtMg00810-like — MFTWLSLLAFMAIQCGYQQAQADHNLFTKSNGTEFTALIVYVYDIVLAGNCLNEIHTIKQALNSIFHIKDLGPLKYFLGLEVSISDAGISICQQKYCLDLLSESGMLGCKPSTTPMDSSLRLHQDSSAAMPDPLCYRRLIGRLLYLTSTRLDISLPVQKLSQFMANPTQIHFQATMCVLKYLKGYPSKGLLFRHDSSVHILGFSDADWATCTNSRQSVMGYFLFIGSSLVSWKTKKQHTVSRSSSEAEYRALASTTFFHVRTKHLEIDYYLVHEKAQTGCQWAFRRYLVFMEMRGLDYGGS; from the exons ATGTTTACATGGCTATCCCTCTTGGCATTCATGGCTATTCAA TGTGGATATCAGCAGGCCCAGGCAGATCACAACCTTTTTACCAAAAGCAATGGAACTGAGTTTACAGCCCTGATAGTGTATGTTTATGATATAGTATTGGCTGGTAATTGTTTGAATGAAATTCATACTATTAAGCAGGCCTTGAACTCTATTTTTCACATTAAGGATTTAGGGCCTCTTAAGTATTTCTTGGGTCTGGAAGTCAGCATATCAGATGCTGGGATTTCTATTTGCCAACAGAAGTATTGCTTAGATTTGTTATCCGAATCCGGTATGTTGGGGTGCAAGCCATCTACTACTCCAATGGATTCCTCACTTCGTCTTCATCAAGATTCAAGTGCTGCAATGCCTGATCCTCTTTGTTACAGACGTCTGATTGGTCGTTTATTATACCTCACAAGCACTCGTCTAGACATTTCTTTGCCGGTCCAAAAATTAAGTCAATTTATGGCCAACCCAACCCAAATTCACTTCCAGGCTACGATGTGTGTTCTTAAATATCTTAAAGGTTATCCCAGCAAAGGCCTCCTTTTTAGGCATGATTCTTCGGTTCATATTCTGGGTTTTAGTGACGCAGATTGGGCTACCTGCACTAATTCTCGTCAATCTGTTATGGGATATTTCCTTTTCATTGGCAGTTCTTTGGTCTCTTGGAAAACCAAGAAACAACATACCGTATCTAGATCTTCTTCCGAAGCTGAATACAGGGCACTTGCTTCCACTACCT TTTTTCATGTGCGTACCAAACATTTGgaaattgattattatcttGTCCACGAGAAAGCCCAAACAG GATGCCAATGGGCATTCCGAAGGTATTTGGTGTTCATGGAAATGAGAGGATTGGACTATGGGGGTTCTTAG
- the LOC100817140 gene encoding 7-deoxyloganetic acid glucosyltransferase, whose protein sequence is MEHSDTPHILAIPFPAEGHIKPMFNLAKLLSHRSHRITFVNTHHNHNRLLQFTDLPSFHTQFPDFHFASITDGIPSDNPRKGALINYLPMLITPSARSLVAKEFRELFSRLLEKNGDQWQQPSCIIVDGLMSTIVMGVAQEFRIPVIAFRTYSATCTWVTIFMSKLAKEGAQQLRSNQDAENLKSASANIPGLENLLRNCDLPPDSGTRDFIFEETLAMTQASAIILNTFEQLEPSIITKLATIFPKVYSIGPLHTLCKTMITTNSTSSPHKDGRLRKEDRSCITWLDHQKAKSVLYVSFGTVVNLSYEQLMEFWHGLVNSLKPFLWVIQKELIIQKNVPIELEIGTKERGFLVNWAPQEEVLANPAVGGFLTHCGWNSTLESIAEGVPMLCWPSITDQTVNSRCVSEQWKIGLNMNGSCDRFVVENMVRDIMENEDLMRSANDVAKKALHGIKENGSSYHNLENLIKDISLMKVRN, encoded by the exons ATGGAGCACTCAGATACACCTCACATATTAGCTATACCCTTTCCAGCAGAAGGACACATCAAACCCATGTTTAATTTAGCCAAACTTCTTTCCCATAGAAGCCACAGAATCACCTTCGTGAACACACATCACAACCACAATCGCCTCCTCCAATTCACAGATTTACCCTCATTCCACACTCAATTTCCCGATTTCCACTTTGCATCCATCACTGATGGCATACCCTCTGACAATCCTAGAAAAGGTGCCCTAATAAACTACCTTCCAATGCTTATCACTCCTAGCGCCAGATCCTTAGTTGCCAAAGAGTTCCGAGAATTGTTCTCAAGACTTCTCGAGAAAAATGGTGATCAGTGGCAGCAACCATCTTGCATCATAGTTGATGGACTCATGTCAACGATTGTCATGGGAGTTGCACAAGAGTTTAGGATTCCAGTGATTGCTTTCCGAACCTACAGTGCTACTTGCACTTGGGTCACAATCTTCATGAGCAAACTTGCCAAGGAGGGAGCACAACAGCTTCGGAGTAATCAAG ATGCAGAAAATTTGAAAAGTGCATCCGCCAACATTCCAGGATTAGAGAATTTATTGAGAAACTGTGACCTTCCACCCGATTCCGGGACTAGGGACTTCATTTTCGAAGAAACCTTAGCCATGACCCAAGCTTCAGCTATTATACTCAATACTTTTGAGCAACTTGAACCCTCCATTATCACTAAGCTTGCTACTATATTTCCCAAAGTGTATTCTATTGGTCCTCTTCACACTCTCTGCAAGACCATGATCACAACCAATAGTACTTCATCACCCCACAAAGATGGTCGTTTGAGAAAAGAAGATAGAAGCTGCATAACTTGGCTGGACCACCAAAAAGCAAAGTCAGTTTTGTATGTTAGCTTTGGTACTGTGGTGAACCTATCATATGAGCAATTAATGGAGTTTTGGCATGGTTTGGTAAACAGTTTGAAGCCTTTCTTGTGGGTCATCCAAAAGGAGttaataatccaaaaaaatgTACCTATAGAGCTTGAGATAGGGACTAAAGAAAGGGGTTTTTTGGTAAATTGGGCACCTCAAGAAGAGGTTTTGGCCAACCCTGCTGTGGGTGGGTTTTTAACCCATTGTGGATGGAACTCTACATTGGAATCTATTGCCGAAGGAGTGCCTATGCTTTGTTGGCCGTCGATTACTGATCAAACGGTTAACAGTAGGTGTGTGAGTGAACAGTGGAAGATTGGTCTCAATATGAATGGGTCGTGTGATAGATTCGTTGTAGAAAACATGGTGAGAGATATAATGGAGAATGAAGATCTCATGAGATCAGCAAATGATGTTGCTAAAAAAGCTCTTCATGGTATCAAAGAGAATGGTTCTTCTTATCATAATTTGGAGAATTTGATCAAGGACATAAGCTTAATGAAGGTAAGGAACTAG